The Blautia pseudococcoides genome segment TGGGAACCCTGGGAGTTGATGAACTGCTCGATGGCGGCTGTTATATTTTCGTGTTCTTTGCGGGTGGACAGGGTCTCTTCAAAGTTAATGACATCAGTAACTTCCGCTATAGTGGAGAACAGGAAGCATTCTTTGTAGGCTAGGCAGCGGTGTTTGCACTCTTCTACGCTTCCGACAGCAGGCGGGCAGGCCCAGGTCGTGTTGAAGCGTTGGCATTCTTTTTCACAGATCCATCTGACACGGTAGGAAAATTCGATTTCTTCCGGACTGAAAAAGGCGTATTGATAAACCGGATACTGGCAGATGAACGCTTCCAATTTTTCATGTGAAATCATTGGTTAATCCTCTTCTTTCTCTCTTATTTCCTCATTCATTTGTGTTTTATTATACAGGAAATGTCGTATAATGGCAACCAATACGCCCCTGCTGTCTCCAAAAGGGGATAGAGGGCTGCTGGGAATGTGAAGCGTTTCCCTGTAAAGAGAAGATGTTTGACAGTGTCCGCATCCGGGCCTTTTTATATGGCAATGGTTATATGCTGTCAATATAGATGTATACTCTTGTTGAAAAATATGACAAAGGAAGTCTTTTGCACAACATACAAAAAACGGTACAGCAACCGTTTGCTGTACCGCCTGATAAATCTTTTTTCTTTTCTGTATTACTCTTCCGCCTCTATAGCGTCTGTTTCGATAATAAATTTCACATTGCCGTTCATGTTGTCTGCTTTCCCGCTGAAGGTGTCATACGTGCAGTTTTCGGAATTCAGTGCATTCACTCTGTCCAGTATATTACCCACCTTATCCTCAATGGTGTCCTTCAATTTTTTAGTGCCTTTTTCATGGAATTCCTTCATGCCGTCTTTCAATGTCTTTGCCCCGTCTTTTAGCTGGGATATGCCCTCCTGTATCTGACCGCTTGCGT includes the following:
- a CDS encoding DUF2284 domain-containing protein: MISHEKLEAFICQYPVYQYAFFSPEEIEFSYRVRWICEKECQRFNTTWACPPAVGSVEECKHRCLAYKECFLFSTIAEVTDVINFEETLSTRKEHENITAAIEQFINSQGSQCMALSTESCDICEICTYPSAPCRFPGKMHPCVESHGIIVSELAEKHHLDFTLSPTQILWFGIIFIK